In a genomic window of Branchiostoma lanceolatum isolate klBraLanc5 chromosome 12, klBraLanc5.hap2, whole genome shotgun sequence:
- the LOC136446615 gene encoding ankyrin repeat and MYND domain-containing protein 2-like: MAPKKGDLNDDEKDLIAQVNAGDISQVKALLSKNNVRVDCLDENGMTPLQHAAYKAQTEICQFLLKSGADVNSNQHEHGYTALMFAALSGNLEVTRVMLEAGARTSAVNTVGRTASQMAAFVGQHAVVSLINNFFSRDDLDFYTKPQGVEKEPKLPPSLADCVHKLILMSNLNPVKIILHLQENPESHDELVTVARLLDTLCTKFMKQSETNEVMAMKVHYQGCVLREAHKWLVEKNDTLLNLMKYFLKGREKDGFPVAQEKFLRLSIRNFPYHESELLQQIVHNVAPVTVGDDPTALSILVSAINGHQSAAAENQCFTCGDLQAEKKCSACKKVKYCAQACQKLHWFTHKKICATLKEEFLKEQELAEKMKQQSLEEKEVNGGVDTEQPTSTTGDGDPGTDISNGAAHSGNEPQDEEDINIEIVEADGNLEVTET; encoded by the exons ATGGCGCCGAAGAAGGGAGATTTAAACGACGACGAGAAAGATTTGATCGCCCAGGTAAACGCAG GAGACATCAGTCAAGTGAAGGCTTTGCTGAGCAAGAATAATGTGAGAGTAGACTGTCTGGATGAG AATGGAATGACTCCATTGCAACATGCAGCCTACAAGGCGCAGACAGAGATCTGTCAGTTCCTGCTGAAAAGCGGAGCGGACGTCAACTCTAACCAGCACGAGCACGGCTACACAGCGCTCATGTTCGCTGCCCTGTcag GTAACCTCGAGGTGACCAGGGTGATGTTGGAGGCCGGGGCGCGGACCAGTGCCGTCAACACCGTGGGGCGGACGGCGTCACAGATGGCAGCATTCGTGG GACAACATGCAGTTGTCAGTCTCATCAACAACTTCTTCTCCAGGGACGACTTGGACTTCTACACCAAGCCACAGG GTGTGGAGAAGGAGCCCAAGTTACCGCCCAGCCTGGCTGACTGTGTCCACAAACTCATCCTCATGTCCAACCTCAACCCTGTTAAG aTCATCCTGCACCTCCAAGAGAACCCAGAGTCCCACGATGAGCTGGTTACCGTAGCCCGGCTGCTGGACACCCTGTGTACAAAGTTCATGAAGCAGTCGGAGACGAACGAAGTCATGGCCATGAAGGTCCACTACCAGGGCTGCGTTCTACGCGAGGCACACAAATGGCTGGTGGAGAAAAATGACACCCTCCTAAACCTCATGAAATA TTTCTTGAAAGGCAGGGAGAAAGATGGCTTCCCGGTCGCCCAGGAAAAGTTCCTCCGCTTGTCAATACGCAATTTCCCGTACCACGAGAGCGAACTACTACAGCAGATTGTACACAACGTGGCGCCAGTCACAGTG GGCGATGACCCCACAGCCCTGTCCATCCTAGTGTCCGCCATTAACGGACACCAAAGTGCTGCGGCAGAGAACCAGTGCTTCACGTGTGGGGACCTGCAAGCCGAGAAAAAATGTTCTGCCTGCAAAAag gTAAAGTACTGTGCTCAGGCATGTCAGAAGCTCCACTGGTTCACTCACAAGAAAATCTGTGCCACGCTGAAGGAAGAGTTCCTCAAAGAACAGGAGCTGGCTGAGAAAATGAAACAGCAAAGTCTAGAAGAGAAGGAAG TGAATGGTGGAGTGGATACTGAACAGCCAACCAGCACAACTGGGGATGGAGACCCTGGGACAGATATCAGTAATGGTGCTGCACACTCTGGGAACGAGCCCCAGGACGAAGAAGACATCAACATAGAAATTGTGGAAGCAGATGGTAATTTGGAAGTCACAGAAACCTGA